The following proteins are encoded in a genomic region of Oceaniferula marina:
- a CDS encoding BlaI/MecI/CopY family transcriptional regulator, with amino-acid sequence MASPKKKPDFENLSRREREVMYLVHEHGEVSAEKVEKEIETPISYSGARRYLSILEEKGFLQMEKRGNRYYYSAVANTTEVGLSLLKKAFGSFFNGSPTLGIATFVQREGKSLDKRELAYLEKLVQDATNDQD; translated from the coding sequence ATGGCAAGTCCCAAAAAAAAGCCTGATTTTGAAAACCTGAGCCGGCGCGAGCGGGAGGTGATGTACCTCGTGCACGAGCATGGTGAGGTTTCAGCCGAAAAGGTAGAGAAGGAAATTGAAACGCCGATATCCTACTCAGGGGCGCGTCGGTATTTGTCGATTCTGGAAGAGAAGGGTTTTTTGCAAATGGAGAAGCGGGGGAACCGCTACTATTATTCGGCAGTGGCAAACACCACGGAGGTGGGTTTGAGTTTGCTAAAAAAAGCCTTTGGATCTTTTTTCAATGGCTCACCTACTTTGGGAATTGCGACTTTTGTCCAGCGCGAGGGAAAGAGTTTGGACAAACGGGAGTTAGCTTATCTTGAAAAGCTGGTGCAGGATGCTACAAACGATCAAGACTGA
- a CDS encoding alpha-L-fucosidase codes for MASAQDSENWNDMRVGLFIHWGLYSASEGAWQGSRVGGASEWIQQGANIPTSSYASVLKPQFTPSADWATNIAREAKAAGMEYVVITAKHHDGFTLFNSTEYWSTGASDDSTKTSNPYGGSNISPPDRDLMLELCNAVRAEGLKVGLYYSIIDWQHPNAYRGNNGLPKPSVMANSKYDENSADPDPAAGSYKTYIYNHVEQLMTQYGEICELWFDYSSHAVQDSDWGADALMAMIRSHQPNLMVNNRLYEGLENGNGDFATPERTIPANGLPYDWETVTSWDDTSWGYKSISNGARYKSTRQALQLYAEASSKGGNMLLNIGPDRFGATPTEQADRMSELGDWMTVNGEALKSTRASGIDASSLWGRMTMHKSGNRYYAIVFDRPADGVIDITSATEGKIVHSISVSRLTSSGPVNVPVNISDGYYSVNLDSANLDIHQSATFRIDLDAAPLPTLPNLATGKATSSSSVYDPNGLNLHGGLAVDGDYSANTSSSSLNLFHSASDDTNPWLQIELGGTYRIREITLFNRAGFTSRLRDITIEVLDSSDQVVASYAELNDGNALNGPTKLKVFLQNEQVVSGQKIRISRASDSGGGDDNTVLTLSEVEIKGSVLADATLDGSVDQDDIDLLAANWGSGSTWETGDMNGDGSVDQADLTLALTSWTGSEKANLAQIPAAFLDADADQLDDHWELIHFGSISTQDSSGNPDGDRYNNLWEMAFGGDPNVSESLLGQSTLTNPRNNTIELRYQRPKNHTSLGIIYQIEFSTSLENDSWSKVSGASVGTPPTAPIDARKDWAIMNVPTSGSRTFFRIRLISPTP; via the coding sequence ATGGCCTCTGCGCAAGATTCCGAAAACTGGAACGACATGCGCGTTGGGCTCTTTATCCACTGGGGGCTTTACAGCGCCAGCGAAGGGGCCTGGCAAGGGTCCAGAGTCGGTGGAGCCTCGGAATGGATTCAACAGGGAGCAAACATCCCCACATCCAGTTACGCATCCGTATTGAAACCCCAGTTTACTCCAAGTGCGGATTGGGCCACCAACATCGCCCGGGAAGCCAAGGCCGCCGGGATGGAATACGTCGTGATCACCGCGAAACACCACGACGGCTTCACCTTGTTCAACAGCACCGAGTATTGGTCCACCGGGGCAAGCGATGACTCCACCAAGACAAGCAACCCCTACGGAGGCTCGAATATTTCACCTCCCGACCGGGATCTGATGCTGGAACTCTGCAACGCAGTCCGGGCGGAAGGCCTCAAGGTCGGCCTCTACTATTCCATCATCGACTGGCAACATCCGAATGCCTACCGGGGAAATAACGGTCTGCCCAAACCCTCGGTGATGGCCAACAGCAAATACGATGAAAACTCGGCCGACCCTGATCCTGCAGCAGGCTCCTATAAGACGTATATCTACAATCATGTCGAACAGTTGATGACCCAATACGGTGAAATCTGCGAACTCTGGTTTGATTATAGCTCTCACGCAGTCCAAGACAGTGACTGGGGAGCCGACGCCCTGATGGCAATGATTCGTAGCCACCAGCCGAATCTGATGGTCAATAACCGACTCTACGAAGGACTGGAAAACGGCAACGGCGACTTTGCCACCCCGGAACGTACCATTCCCGCCAACGGCCTGCCCTACGACTGGGAAACTGTCACCTCCTGGGACGATACTTCCTGGGGATACAAATCCATCTCCAACGGAGCACGTTATAAATCCACCCGGCAGGCACTGCAACTCTATGCCGAAGCATCAAGTAAAGGAGGCAACATGCTGTTGAATATCGGCCCGGATCGATTTGGGGCCACCCCGACAGAACAAGCCGACCGCATGAGCGAACTGGGAGACTGGATGACAGTGAATGGCGAAGCTCTCAAATCCACCCGGGCCAGTGGCATCGACGCCAGCTCTCTTTGGGGGCGGATGACCATGCACAAATCTGGCAATCGCTACTACGCCATCGTCTTCGACCGACCTGCTGACGGAGTAATTGACATCACCTCGGCCACCGAAGGAAAAATCGTTCACTCGATCTCTGTCTCACGCCTCACATCATCAGGCCCGGTCAATGTGCCCGTCAACATCTCCGATGGCTATTACTCCGTCAACCTCGACTCCGCCAATCTCGATATCCACCAAAGCGCCACCTTCCGTATCGACTTGGATGCCGCCCCCCTGCCCACCCTGCCTAATCTAGCAACAGGCAAAGCTACCAGCAGCAGTTCAGTCTACGACCCTAACGGACTCAATCTCCATGGCGGCTTAGCCGTTGATGGTGACTATTCTGCCAACACCTCTTCTAGCAGTCTCAATCTCTTTCACTCCGCCTCGGATGATACCAACCCTTGGCTTCAGATCGAACTGGGGGGCACCTACAGGATCCGCGAAATCACCCTGTTCAACCGTGCCGGCTTCACATCGCGCCTGCGTGATATCACCATCGAAGTCCTCGACAGTTCAGACCAAGTGGTCGCGAGCTACGCCGAGCTCAACGACGGCAATGCTCTGAATGGCCCAACCAAGCTGAAGGTCTTCCTTCAGAACGAACAAGTTGTCTCCGGTCAAAAAATACGTATCAGCAGAGCCTCCGACTCCGGAGGCGGAGACGACAACACCGTGCTTACCCTGAGCGAAGTTGAAATCAAAGGCTCAGTTCTCGCCGATGCCACGCTTGACGGTTCCGTAGACCAAGACGACATCGATTTACTAGCAGCAAACTGGGGATCGGGATCAACATGGGAAACAGGTGACATGAACGGTGACGGTAGCGTAGATCAGGCCGACCTCACACTAGCTCTCACCAGTTGGACCGGCAGCGAAAAGGCTAACCTCGCTCAGATTCCAGCAGCATTCCTCGATGCTGACGCCGATCAACTCGACGATCATTGGGAGCTGATCCATTTTGGCAGTATCTCAACGCAGGATTCATCCGGCAACCCGGATGGAGACCGCTACAACAACCTCTGGGAAATGGCCTTTGGCGGCGACCCGAATGTCAGTGAAAGCCTTCTAGGGCAATCCACCCTCACCAATCCTCGCAACAATACCATCGAACTCCGCTATCAACGCCCGAAGAACCATACAAGCCTCGGCATCATCTACCAGATCGAATTCTCAACCTCTCTGGAAAATGACAGCTGGAGCAAAGTATCAGGAGCTTCCGTAGGCACTCCGCCCACAGCACCCATCGATGCTCGTAAGGACTGGGCCATCATGAATGTTCCGACCTCAGGCTCGCGCACCTTCTTCCGCATTCGCCTGATTTCACCCACCCCATAA
- a CDS encoding PEP-CTERM sorting domain-containing protein (PEP-CTERM proteins occur, often in large numbers, in the proteomes of bacteria that also encode an exosortase, a predicted intramembrane cysteine proteinase. The presence of a PEP-CTERM domain at a protein's C-terminus predicts cleavage within the sorting domain, followed by covalent anchoring to some some component of the (usually Gram-negative) cell surface. Many PEP-CTERM proteins exhibit an unusual sequence composition that includes large numbers of potential glycosylation sites. Expression of one such protein has been shown restore the ability of a bacterium to form floc, a type of biofilm.), with protein sequence MKLKYSILAASLLGMAAVNGATVAWSSGAFTTSGGIGATLDAGQFATDGTEILAENIGGGALTFDGINFAAGTVVFAGGTAAVFHENIPTANTLLAREGTYGVDGAADTVSLSGLTIGNTYRIQALVYDGRGDAGITGRTIEFDGLNQNQYANGVSGSTWGDGLLVTGTFVADATTQDFTVEAFTGATSKGGQLNALLVHETAVVPEPTTTALLGLGGLALILRRRK encoded by the coding sequence ATGAAACTGAAATATTCTATCCTCGCAGCTTCCCTTCTGGGCATGGCTGCTGTCAACGGAGCCACCGTCGCGTGGTCGTCAGGAGCCTTCACTACAAGCGGAGGCATTGGAGCAACCCTTGACGCTGGACAATTTGCAACCGACGGAACTGAAATTCTCGCAGAGAACATCGGAGGAGGAGCCCTCACATTCGACGGCATCAATTTCGCTGCAGGCACAGTTGTGTTTGCAGGAGGCACTGCCGCAGTATTTCACGAAAACATTCCAACAGCAAACACCTTGCTTGCCAGAGAAGGCACCTATGGTGTTGATGGAGCTGCTGATACAGTATCCCTCTCCGGACTCACTATCGGTAATACCTACCGCATTCAGGCCCTCGTCTATGACGGCCGTGGTGACGCTGGAATCACTGGCCGAACGATTGAATTCGACGGCCTGAACCAGAATCAATACGCTAACGGCGTAAGCGGATCTACCTGGGGAGACGGACTCCTTGTCACCGGTACCTTTGTGGCCGATGCTACAACGCAGGACTTTACCGTCGAGGCCTTCACTGGTGCCACTTCCAAGGGAGGACAACTTAACGCTCTGTTGGTCCACGAGACCGCAGTCGTTCCCGAGCCAACTACCACAGCCCTTCTCGGTCTCGGTGGTCTTGCCTTGATTTTGCGCCGCCGTAAATAA
- a CDS encoding alpha-L-fucosidase gives MKFPHVSCLVISCLSVSMAAPDPEVSAYAGASGWQESKAERTKWFKDAKFGMFIHWGLYAPAGGYWPPNPETGKKYPQHYSEWIRYWASVPEPEYGKLTKPLFQPAAGCTEQWAELAKDAGMQYTVLTTKHHDGYTLFNAKAPYSQKNDITGSTNISPKGRDMVAEYADSVRGQGLKVGYYYSIIDWQHPHAYMNSRKWPIVKDSDHSIYVKYMHSHMKQLYTDYGKSDIIWVDYSTARHQGSTWKTKTLLSELRELQPQLITNNRFWNDLQNPYGDFFTPEKYVPATGFPGRLFEVCHTMNESFGYSHHDTKWKSCEDVVHLLTDIVSKGGNLLLNVGPDAEGRIPEESANVLRETGEWLKAHGDSIYGTDASPFATLPFTGRCTAKQKDGKSYLYFHLFEWPKNKKIMLGGLKNKVLHVGLLGGVGDLAHKLDKGSLTIDLPDSAPSAISSVVVLEIEGAPEVDASLNIPQQAGDRSITLLPEQATLHGPEIKVEGAAFHKDFSNIGYWLKPEASVAFAFNVHTPGKIQAGGKVTHQSGKYALYIDQAVAPGGGGDISIAMGDQKLDLRVQSTGGWKSYKRIKVGEIDIAKAGKKTLAIKARKINPAGLMNIKSVELIPED, from the coding sequence ATGAAATTCCCCCATGTCAGCTGCCTCGTCATATCCTGCTTATCCGTATCGATGGCTGCACCTGATCCAGAGGTGTCGGCCTATGCTGGAGCGTCCGGCTGGCAGGAATCCAAGGCTGAACGAACCAAGTGGTTCAAGGATGCCAAGTTTGGGATGTTTATTCATTGGGGTTTGTATGCCCCGGCTGGCGGATACTGGCCTCCGAACCCTGAAACCGGAAAAAAATATCCCCAGCATTACTCGGAGTGGATTCGTTATTGGGCAAGTGTCCCCGAGCCTGAGTATGGCAAGTTAACCAAGCCTCTCTTTCAACCGGCAGCTGGATGCACAGAGCAGTGGGCAGAGCTCGCCAAAGATGCAGGCATGCAATATACGGTGCTGACGACCAAGCATCACGACGGGTACACCTTGTTCAATGCCAAGGCGCCGTATTCACAAAAAAATGACATCACCGGATCCACCAATATCTCGCCCAAAGGCCGCGACATGGTGGCTGAGTATGCGGATTCGGTTAGGGGGCAGGGGCTGAAGGTAGGATATTATTATTCCATCATTGATTGGCAACATCCCCATGCCTATATGAACAGCCGCAAGTGGCCAATCGTCAAGGATTCAGATCACTCGATTTATGTGAAATACATGCATTCCCACATGAAGCAGCTTTATACCGACTATGGAAAAAGCGACATCATTTGGGTGGATTACTCCACCGCCCGTCATCAGGGCAGTACCTGGAAGACAAAAACGTTGCTCAGTGAACTACGTGAGTTACAGCCACAACTCATTACCAACAATCGTTTTTGGAACGATTTGCAAAACCCCTATGGGGACTTCTTTACCCCTGAAAAATATGTTCCGGCAACAGGTTTTCCGGGCCGCCTTTTTGAGGTTTGCCATACCATGAATGAATCATTTGGTTACTCCCATCACGACACCAAATGGAAGAGCTGTGAGGATGTGGTGCATTTGTTGACGGATATTGTTTCCAAAGGGGGGAATCTGTTACTGAATGTGGGGCCGGACGCCGAGGGGCGTATTCCGGAAGAGTCGGCAAACGTCTTGCGCGAGACCGGAGAATGGCTCAAGGCCCACGGTGATTCGATTTACGGAACGGATGCCAGCCCCTTTGCAACACTCCCATTTACGGGGCGTTGTACAGCCAAGCAAAAAGACGGAAAGTCATATCTTTACTTTCACCTGTTCGAATGGCCCAAGAACAAGAAAATCATGCTTGGCGGACTAAAAAACAAGGTGCTGCATGTGGGTTTGTTAGGTGGGGTGGGCGATCTGGCTCACAAGTTGGATAAGGGAAGTCTCACCATCGATTTGCCTGACTCAGCGCCGAGTGCGATTTCGTCGGTAGTGGTTCTGGAAATCGAAGGGGCTCCTGAAGTGGATGCTTCCCTGAACATCCCACAGCAGGCAGGGGACCGGAGTATCACTCTGCTCCCTGAGCAAGCCACCTTGCATGGGCCGGAAATCAAAGTCGAGGGAGCGGCGTTCCACAAGGACTTTTCGAATATTGGATATTGGTTGAAACCGGAGGCCAGCGTTGCCTTTGCCTTCAATGTCCACACCCCTGGAAAGATTCAAGCAGGAGGCAAGGTGACACATCAGTCTGGCAAGTATGCACTCTACATTGATCAAGCCGTAGCTCCCGGAGGGGGAGGTGATATATCAATCGCTATGGGAGATCAGAAACTTGATCTAAGGGTTCAGTCGACAGGCGGCTGGAAGTCATACAAACGGATCAAGGTGGGGGAGATTGACATTGCCAAAGCTGGAAAAAAAACGCTTGCGATCAAGGCTCGGAAAATCAATCCGGCCGGCTTGATGAATATCAAGTCCGTCGAGCTTATTCCTGAGGACTAG
- a CDS encoding FtsW/RodA/SpoVE family cell cycle protein: MGRKNAVFLCLAVIALVTLGLVMLTSTSVWDDQVDGYALVKKQAIWIILGVGGAVWLAATDYRKFAPGWAYLFGGVCVLLVLCYVPGIGQEIKGESRWIKVPGLPQFQPSEMAKIIVILGLAAWYAHFQTEGKTFFKGFVYPCLLLGVPVLLIFFEKDMGTAVALAASGVLVMFVAGARIPYLAVSGITALAGMAFVVWKNPERMGRVNALFELESDKYRLGDGYQQLHGIYAFANGGVDGVGLGNGVEKLGYLPEAHTDFIFPAIGEELGLWFTLGSVFCFVVIVVYGIAIAMNAKDIFGRLMAVGLTSIIVVPAMMNIGVCTAVLPNTGLPLPFISYGGTNMIFTLLAVGLLISIHRQTSFVTRQEMPVINEKKHCVRL, from the coding sequence ATGGGTAGAAAAAATGCCGTTTTCCTTTGTTTGGCTGTCATCGCTCTGGTGACACTGGGCCTGGTCATGTTGACCAGTACCAGTGTTTGGGATGATCAGGTGGACGGCTATGCCTTGGTGAAAAAACAGGCGATTTGGATTATCCTCGGGGTTGGTGGGGCCGTCTGGTTGGCGGCCACGGACTACCGCAAGTTTGCCCCGGGTTGGGCCTACTTGTTTGGCGGTGTATGTGTTCTCCTCGTGCTTTGTTATGTTCCGGGAATCGGTCAGGAAATCAAAGGGGAATCGCGTTGGATTAAGGTGCCCGGCTTACCTCAGTTCCAACCGTCAGAAATGGCGAAAATTATTGTTATTCTTGGGCTGGCAGCTTGGTATGCTCATTTTCAAACAGAGGGTAAAACCTTTTTTAAAGGCTTTGTTTACCCCTGCTTGTTACTGGGGGTTCCAGTGTTGTTGATCTTTTTTGAAAAGGACATGGGCACCGCTGTTGCTTTGGCTGCATCCGGGGTGTTAGTGATGTTTGTTGCGGGAGCCCGCATCCCGTATCTTGCGGTCTCCGGGATTACCGCCTTGGCGGGCATGGCCTTTGTGGTGTGGAAGAACCCGGAACGGATGGGGCGGGTAAATGCCTTGTTTGAGTTGGAATCAGACAAATACAGACTGGGCGATGGATATCAGCAGTTGCATGGCATCTACGCTTTTGCCAACGGCGGGGTCGATGGTGTTGGGCTGGGCAACGGCGTGGAGAAACTTGGCTACCTGCCGGAAGCTCACACGGATTTTATTTTTCCGGCAATCGGCGAAGAGTTGGGCTTGTGGTTCACTCTCGGAAGTGTGTTTTGTTTTGTGGTGATCGTAGTTTACGGTATCGCGATCGCGATGAATGCCAAAGATATCTTCGGCCGCTTGATGGCTGTCGGCTTGACCAGCATCATTGTGGTCCCCGCAATGATGAACATCGGAGTATGCACCGCGGTGCTACCCAATACCGGATTGCCATTGCCATTTATCAGTTACGGAGGAACCAATATGATTTTCACGCTGCTTGCGGTGGGCTTGCTTATTTCGATTCATCGCCAGACCAGTTTTGTGACCCGGCAAGAAATGCCGGTGATCAATGAGAAAAAGCATTGTGTGAGGCTGTGA
- a CDS encoding LysM peptidoglycan-binding domain-containing protein — translation MKKTIQTKRRANNGFRKLHARTTTRKRKLRATTAVADPHLDLESDIPNGGVGRALIVILVIHVVAIALIYLHSTFIGTDAEETVVEQPPAAGEVSAKLTVAGGPVVGSAAVTAQADTSGVQVAHTGLPATQMVAPPAEPAIDYATGRYIVVSGDNYARIAQNKNVDETALRALNDNRPLRAGVVLDLPAQLSPRPVSVAQAPPARMPQTPEVAAAPVHVEPQHARAVVVDEDPAPRAIVVGPAGSSAGAGTTVVDSGKRYTVKSGDTVWRIASRYKVSRENLLAINGITDPRKLFAGREIKIPVQ, via the coding sequence ATGAAAAAAACCATCCAAACCAAACGCCGAGCCAACAATGGCTTCCGGAAGCTTCATGCCCGGACCACCACCCGTAAGCGGAAACTCCGCGCAACGACTGCCGTTGCCGATCCTCACCTTGACCTTGAATCCGACATCCCGAACGGAGGTGTCGGCCGCGCATTGATTGTTATCCTTGTGATCCATGTCGTCGCCATTGCCCTGATCTATTTGCATAGCACGTTTATCGGGACGGATGCAGAAGAGACCGTTGTCGAGCAGCCACCTGCGGCTGGTGAAGTGAGTGCCAAGCTAACGGTTGCTGGAGGCCCTGTCGTGGGATCCGCAGCGGTGACGGCGCAGGCAGATACATCCGGAGTCCAGGTAGCTCATACCGGTTTGCCTGCTACGCAGATGGTAGCTCCTCCTGCTGAGCCCGCCATTGATTATGCTACCGGCCGCTACATCGTGGTTTCCGGTGATAATTATGCACGCATTGCCCAGAATAAGAATGTGGATGAAACCGCTTTGAGAGCTTTGAATGATAATCGGCCTTTGCGAGCCGGAGTGGTGCTGGATCTTCCAGCTCAGTTGTCTCCGCGCCCTGTGAGTGTTGCCCAGGCTCCCCCTGCACGCATGCCTCAAACGCCGGAAGTAGCCGCAGCTCCTGTCCATGTGGAACCCCAGCACGCACGTGCCGTCGTGGTGGATGAAGATCCGGCCCCTCGCGCGATTGTTGTCGGTCCCGCCGGTTCCTCTGCAGGTGCCGGAACTACCGTGGTCGATAGTGGCAAGCGTTACACGGTCAAGAGTGGTGACACGGTTTGGAGAATTGCAAGCCGCTACAAAGTTTCGCGAGAAAATCTACTCGCAATCAATGGGATCACCGACCCACGCAAACTTTTTGCAGGTCGCGAGATTAAGATTCCGGTGCAATAG
- the murD gene encoding UDP-N-acetylmuramoyl-L-alanine--D-glutamate ligase, whose translation MKLLNQRVIVLGAGRSGRAAAALALREGASVEVHDTSERIDGLPEGVQAVPNASETTAATAACDLLVISPGIDGESAFAQAYARQAGEMIGEIELAYRFYDGRIVAITGTNGKTTTTELVQRILDQAGLSCVACGNYGVPFAEVVLQEHVPAAVALEVSSFQLETIDRFHPDVVIWLNFSADHMDRYPDLASYKKAKLRVFENLDAQNHIVVRAGEEIGEQTATQHSFSTENAADYRLEDGWICHHGHPVLDLSVTRLRGLHNAENAMAAFAACSCLGVNVGDATESLRGFAPPLHRCELIRTLDGVEYINDSKATNLHALDSALRSQLRPIVLIAGGKQKGLDYSSLIPRLKETTKAIVVFGEIAECLAETFAPVNEQVPVCIASSLEDAVERSAALSGYGDTVLFSPGTSSFDMFNGYEERGDAFRSIVASMK comes from the coding sequence ATGAAACTGTTGAATCAACGTGTGATTGTGCTTGGTGCCGGCCGAAGTGGTCGGGCAGCGGCGGCGTTGGCCTTGCGCGAAGGGGCCTCGGTAGAAGTGCACGATACATCGGAACGAATCGACGGCTTGCCGGAGGGCGTGCAGGCGGTGCCGAATGCGAGTGAAACTACGGCTGCAACGGCAGCTTGTGATTTGCTTGTGATTTCCCCGGGCATTGACGGTGAGAGTGCCTTTGCCCAAGCCTATGCACGGCAGGCGGGTGAAATGATCGGCGAGATTGAGTTGGCGTATCGATTTTACGATGGGCGAATCGTGGCAATCACGGGAACAAATGGAAAAACGACCACCACGGAACTCGTCCAGAGAATCTTGGACCAGGCCGGATTGTCCTGTGTCGCTTGCGGGAATTACGGCGTTCCCTTTGCCGAAGTCGTATTGCAGGAGCATGTGCCGGCCGCGGTAGCTCTGGAGGTTAGCTCATTTCAGCTTGAGACGATTGACCGCTTTCATCCTGATGTCGTGATCTGGCTTAACTTCTCAGCTGACCATATGGATCGCTACCCCGATCTGGCATCCTACAAAAAGGCCAAACTGAGGGTCTTCGAAAATCTGGATGCTCAAAACCACATTGTGGTCCGGGCCGGTGAAGAGATCGGTGAACAAACCGCTACTCAGCATAGCTTTTCGACAGAAAACGCTGCCGACTATCGTCTGGAAGATGGATGGATTTGTCACCATGGTCATCCGGTTTTGGATTTGTCGGTGACGAGGTTGCGAGGATTGCACAATGCGGAAAATGCCATGGCTGCCTTTGCCGCTTGCTCATGTCTCGGAGTGAATGTGGGCGATGCCACTGAGTCCTTGCGTGGGTTTGCTCCTCCCTTGCACCGCTGTGAGTTGATCCGCACCTTGGACGGGGTGGAATACATCAATGATTCGAAGGCCACGAACTTACACGCACTCGATAGTGCTCTGCGTTCTCAGTTACGGCCGATTGTATTAATTGCCGGGGGGAAGCAGAAGGGGTTGGATTACAGTTCCTTGATTCCGAGGCTGAAAGAAACCACCAAAGCGATTGTCGTTTTTGGCGAAATTGCGGAATGCCTGGCCGAGACCTTTGCACCTGTCAACGAGCAGGTTCCCGTGTGTATCGCTTCGTCGTTAGAAGATGCTGTGGAGCGATCTGCCGCTTTATCCGGTTACGGAGATACCGTTCTTTTTTCTCCGGGAACCTCATCCTTTGATATGTTCAACGGATATGAAGAGCGAGGAGATGCATTCCGAAGCATTGTCGCCTCCATGAAATAA
- the mraY gene encoding phospho-N-acetylmuramoyl-pentapeptide-transferase: protein MLQYITVRAGLASLITFNLSVFFGPWVIRKLISLKVGQPIRSADEVHKLNELHGGKAGTPTMGGVMILGSVLIAVLICGRLLNPFVVVTTCVMLALGLLGFVDDYTKVKLKSSDGVSGKTKLFWQFLVGGIAASFLYFKTQSVGYTFMGEEMSVSTLTFPLFKWPLIDIGWLCIPFFAIIIVGCSNAVNLTDGLDGLATGCTITVALAYAAIAYLAGHAYMAQEYLFIPFNRHVAELSVFLFALVGAGFGFLWYNCHPAKVFMGDTGSLAIGGGLATAAICAKQELLLVIIGWVFVMEALSVILQVASFKTTGKRIFAMSPIHHHFELRGWHETQVIVRFWTISIFCGLVGIALLKIV, encoded by the coding sequence TTGCTTCAGTACATTACGGTGCGTGCGGGACTGGCGAGCTTGATTACCTTTAACCTATCGGTCTTTTTCGGTCCCTGGGTGATTCGTAAATTGATTTCCCTGAAAGTTGGCCAACCTATCCGTTCAGCGGATGAGGTTCATAAACTGAACGAACTGCACGGAGGAAAGGCGGGGACTCCGACCATGGGCGGGGTCATGATTCTCGGTTCGGTCCTCATTGCCGTTTTGATTTGTGGTCGTTTGCTCAACCCCTTTGTGGTTGTAACAACCTGTGTGATGCTGGCTCTGGGGCTGCTTGGTTTTGTCGATGACTACACCAAGGTGAAGCTGAAAAGTTCCGACGGGGTCAGTGGTAAAACCAAGCTGTTCTGGCAATTTCTTGTTGGTGGTATTGCGGCTTCGTTTTTGTATTTTAAAACCCAATCCGTTGGCTACACCTTCATGGGCGAAGAGATGTCGGTGAGCACCCTGACGTTTCCATTGTTCAAGTGGCCGTTGATTGACATCGGTTGGTTGTGTATCCCCTTCTTTGCCATCATCATCGTCGGCTGTTCGAATGCGGTGAATCTGACCGACGGTTTGGACGGTCTGGCCACGGGTTGTACGATCACGGTGGCTTTGGCCTATGCGGCGATTGCTTACCTCGCAGGGCATGCCTACATGGCCCAGGAGTATTTGTTTATTCCTTTCAACCGTCATGTTGCCGAGCTGTCAGTGTTCTTGTTTGCCCTGGTGGGGGCAGGTTTTGGTTTTTTATGGTATAATTGCCATCCAGCGAAAGTCTTCATGGGAGACACGGGATCGCTGGCCATTGGTGGCGGACTTGCAACGGCGGCAATATGCGCGAAGCAGGAGTTGTTGTTAGTTATTATTGGATGGGTGTTTGTGATGGAGGCCTTGTCTGTGATTTTGCAGGTAGCCAGCTTTAAAACGACAGGGAAACGGATTTTTGCAATGTCTCCCATTCACCATCATTTTGAATTGCGAGGCTGGCATGAAACCCAGGTGATTGTTCGGTTTTGGACGATCTCGATCTTCTGTGGTCTGGTCGGAATCGCCTTATTAAAAATTGTCTAG